A genomic window from Cloacibacillus evryensis DSM 19522 includes:
- a CDS encoding ABC transporter permease codes for MANKMKGRCAKDLLADYAVPIVFLGLSVVAIPLSGFSAVYLIQEMLTRLARNSFLVLSLLIPIFAGMGLNFGMVLGAMAGQIGMIFVTDWAVSGCYGMLLAALVGMPIAIVLGCICGAVLNRAKGREMVTSYILGFFINGIYQMVVLYGMGKIFPISNPQLVLSRGYGIRNAINLTGLRHVLDNLIPLKVYGIDVPLATFILIGFFCVFIVWFRRTKLGQDMRALGQNMAVAESAGIPVERTRIIAILISTVLACFGQIIFLQNIGTMNTYNSHEQAGMFAIAAILIGGASVSRATISNVFVGVVLFHLMFLVSPMAGKELIGQAQLGEYFRVFVSYGIIALALVLHAWKRQRNKIEARRSLRGES; via the coding sequence ATGGCAAATAAAATGAAAGGGCGCTGCGCAAAAGACCTCCTTGCCGATTACGCGGTGCCGATAGTTTTTCTGGGGCTCTCCGTGGTCGCCATCCCTCTTTCAGGTTTTTCTGCCGTTTATCTCATTCAGGAGATGCTTACGCGCCTGGCCAGAAATTCTTTTCTAGTGCTGTCGCTGCTGATACCGATCTTTGCCGGCATGGGGCTCAATTTTGGAATGGTGCTCGGCGCCATGGCCGGGCAGATAGGCATGATCTTTGTGACGGATTGGGCCGTATCAGGCTGTTATGGGATGCTGTTGGCGGCGTTGGTGGGAATGCCGATAGCGATAGTGCTGGGGTGTATCTGCGGCGCGGTTTTGAACCGGGCCAAGGGCAGGGAGATGGTTACGTCATATATCCTCGGCTTCTTCATAAACGGCATCTACCAGATGGTCGTCCTCTACGGCATGGGCAAAATTTTCCCCATTTCCAATCCGCAGCTTGTGTTGTCGCGCGGGTACGGCATACGCAACGCAATCAATCTTACCGGACTCCGCCATGTGTTGGACAACCTGATCCCGCTCAAAGTATATGGTATAGACGTTCCGCTGGCCACATTCATTTTGATCGGTTTCTTCTGCGTGTTCATCGTGTGGTTCAGGCGGACGAAACTGGGGCAGGATATGCGCGCGCTGGGGCAGAATATGGCGGTGGCGGAATCCGCAGGAATCCCGGTGGAACGCACGAGGATCATCGCCATTTTGATATCGACGGTGCTCGCCTGTTTTGGGCAGATAATATTTCTGCAAAATATCGGTACGATGAACACATACAACAGCCACGAACAGGCCGGCATGTTTGCGATAGCGGCCATACTCATCGGCGGAGCCTCCGTGAGCCGCGCCACGATCAGCAACGTCTTTGTCGGCGTGGTCCTTTTCCATCTGATGTTCCTGGTATCGCCTATGGCCGGAAAGGAACTTATCGGGCAGGCACAATTGGGAGAATACTTCAGGGTGTTCGTCTCCTATGGGATCATCGCCCTAGCGCTCGTCCTGCACGCTTGGAAACGCCAGAGGAATAAAATCGAGGCTCGCAGGAGCCTGAGAGGGGAATCATAA
- the yfcE gene encoding phosphodiesterase, whose amino-acid sequence MSVVTIDDKKIGVLSDTHGSFPAWQKALALFGPEVRTVLHAGDVLYHGPRNSIPGGYTPADLLEAINGFQRDGGRVLLAEGNCDAAVDRMVLDPEMEKYVSLVWRGKKILMMHGDNFPLLREMALHNGVDLAISGHTHVGSLVREGGVIFLNPGSTTIPKGRDPESAALLDDEGIRIMTLDGGELHFERW is encoded by the coding sequence ATGTCCGTTGTAACAATAGATGATAAAAAGATCGGCGTCCTCTCCGATACGCATGGAAGTTTCCCCGCCTGGCAGAAGGCGCTCGCGCTTTTCGGCCCGGAGGTGCGGACTGTCCTGCACGCTGGGGACGTGCTTTACCACGGCCCGCGCAACAGCATTCCCGGCGGCTACACCCCGGCGGACCTGCTGGAGGCGATAAACGGCTTTCAGCGGGACGGGGGACGGGTGCTGCTCGCCGAGGGCAACTGCGACGCCGCCGTCGACCGCATGGTGCTAGATCCCGAGATGGAGAAATATGTCTCGCTGGTATGGCGCGGCAAGAAGATACTCATGATGCACGGGGACAATTTTCCGCTGCTGCGCGAGATGGCGCTCCATAACGGGGTGGATCTGGCGATATCCGGCCATACTCACGTCGGCTCGCTTGTGCGCGAAGGCGGCGTCATTTTTCTCAATCCGGGCTCCACGACGATCCCCAAGGGGCGGGACCCGGAGAGCGCCGCGCTGCTCGACGACGAGGGCATCAGGATAATGACGCTTGACGGAGGGGAACTTCACTTTGAAAGATGGTAA
- a CDS encoding ABC transporter permease subunit: MNDKLRSFIESAGWPRIIIALFLLSLFIAAPFVGVRIDASLSDTLVRVGMNGILVLAMVPMVQSGCGLNFGLPLGIIAGLLGAVTSIQLGVAGPAGFLAAIGIAAPIAAAFGWLYGQLLNRVKGDEMMIATYVGFSSVALMCIAWLLLPYTSPTMIWGYGGSGLRTTISVEGFWLNALSKYLHIQIGEFFYFPVGMYIFFILTALTVHGFFHTKTGTAMTAVGSNPEFARASGINVDRMRTISVILSTLLGALGILVYEQSFGFIQLYMGPFYMAFPAVAAILLGGASVNKATIVNVVVGTFLFQGILTMTPSVINSVMQTDMSEVIRIIVSNGMILYALTRKVKVKR, translated from the coding sequence ATGAATGATAAATTGAGAAGTTTTATAGAGAGCGCAGGTTGGCCGCGGATCATCATCGCGCTTTTCCTGCTCTCCCTTTTTATCGCTGCGCCGTTCGTCGGCGTGCGCATAGACGCGTCCCTATCCGACACGTTGGTGCGCGTGGGCATGAACGGCATACTCGTACTTGCCATGGTCCCGATGGTCCAGTCAGGCTGCGGCCTAAACTTCGGCCTTCCTCTCGGCATCATCGCCGGCCTGCTTGGAGCGGTGACTTCGATTCAATTAGGCGTCGCAGGGCCGGCTGGGTTCCTGGCGGCCATCGGCATCGCCGCCCCCATCGCGGCGGCGTTCGGATGGCTTTACGGACAGCTCCTGAATCGGGTCAAGGGCGATGAAATGATGATCGCCACCTACGTAGGTTTTTCATCTGTGGCGCTGATGTGCATCGCATGGCTGCTGCTGCCTTATACCAGCCCCACGATGATATGGGGGTACGGAGGATCTGGACTCAGGACCACCATCAGCGTGGAAGGCTTCTGGCTCAACGCGCTGAGCAAATACCTGCATATACAGATTGGGGAATTTTTTTACTTCCCTGTCGGTATGTATATATTTTTCATCCTGACGGCCCTGACCGTCCATGGGTTTTTTCACACGAAGACGGGCACGGCGATGACGGCGGTAGGCTCCAACCCGGAATTTGCCAGGGCTTCGGGGATAAATGTGGATCGGATGCGTACGATATCTGTCATTCTCTCTACGCTCCTCGGCGCTTTGGGAATCCTGGTATACGAGCAGAGCTTTGGCTTCATTCAGCTCTATATGGGACCTTTCTACATGGCATTCCCGGCGGTGGCCGCGATACTTCTGGGAGGGGCTTCCGTCAATAAGGCCACGATCGTAAACGTCGTTGTCGGAACATTTCTGTTCCAGGGGATACTTACCATGACCCCGTCAGTCATCAACAGCGTGATGCAGACTGACATGTCGGAGGTCATACGCATAATAGTCAGCAACGGCATGATACTTTATGCGCTTACGCGGAAAGTGAAGGTGAAACGCTGA
- a CDS encoding sugar ABC transporter ATP-binding protein codes for MSEKAPLLRIENIGKDYFGNCVLQDVTFSLKEGEIMGLVGENGAGKSTLMNILFGMPVIHQTGGYTGKIVMDGEEVCFKDPTDALNAGIGMVHQEFSLIPGFSATENILLNRESTKYNPLVEVFGDRLKTLDRADMKKRAESAIRTLGVDLKADTLISEMSVGHKQFTEIAREIDRSKTRLLVLDEPTAVLAESEAEVLISALKALAGQGIAIIFISHRLQEIIELCDKFVVLRDGRVIKESPAANSSVRQIASWMVERKTDGAEDISAKERTRTIGGVLLKTEHLWVDMPGETVRDASLEIHEGEIFGIGGLAGQGKVGISNGIMGLCAAGGKVYLRGKEIVLNDPQASLKEGMAFVSEDRRGVGLLLKEGIDWNIAFTALQVQEKFLRSFLSGLVKWRDDRAIEKCTREYISSLKIRCTGPKQRAIELSGGNQQKVCLAKAFAVAPDILFVSEPTRGIDVGAKKLVLDTLREANEKHGTTIIMTSSELEELRSVCDRIAVVNEGTVSGILPAQSPAEEFGLMMLGHAGVGSPESQVA; via the coding sequence ATGTCCGAGAAAGCTCCTCTGCTGAGAATAGAAAACATAGGGAAAGATTACTTTGGAAATTGTGTCCTTCAGGATGTCACTTTCTCCCTGAAAGAGGGTGAAATCATGGGATTGGTCGGAGAAAACGGCGCCGGCAAATCAACGCTTATGAACATTCTCTTTGGTATGCCTGTAATTCACCAAACGGGAGGTTATACCGGCAAGATCGTTATGGATGGCGAAGAGGTCTGCTTTAAAGATCCGACAGACGCGCTTAATGCGGGTATCGGCATGGTGCATCAGGAATTTTCCCTTATACCAGGCTTCAGCGCGACGGAAAACATCCTGCTCAACCGCGAATCGACAAAATATAACCCGCTGGTGGAGGTCTTCGGCGACCGTTTGAAGACGCTTGACAGAGCCGATATGAAAAAAAGGGCCGAAAGCGCCATCCGTACCCTGGGCGTGGATCTGAAGGCGGATACGCTCATAAGCGAGATGTCGGTCGGCCATAAACAATTTACCGAAATAGCCAGGGAGATAGACCGCAGCAAAACGCGCCTGCTCGTTTTAGACGAGCCTACGGCCGTGCTTGCCGAATCGGAGGCGGAGGTGCTCATTTCCGCGCTCAAAGCCCTTGCCGGCCAGGGCATCGCGATTATTTTTATCTCTCACAGACTGCAGGAGATCATAGAACTGTGCGATAAATTCGTGGTCCTGCGTGACGGGCGCGTAATCAAGGAATCGCCGGCGGCAAACTCCAGCGTGCGTCAGATAGCAAGCTGGATGGTAGAGCGCAAAACTGACGGTGCGGAAGACATTTCCGCGAAAGAGAGAACTCGCACGATCGGCGGCGTGCTGCTGAAAACGGAACACCTTTGGGTCGATATGCCGGGAGAGACTGTCCGCGACGCCTCCCTTGAAATACATGAGGGCGAAATATTTGGTATCGGAGGTCTTGCCGGACAAGGGAAGGTCGGCATCTCCAACGGCATTATGGGACTTTGCGCGGCGGGAGGAAAGGTTTACCTACGCGGCAAAGAGATAGTACTCAACGATCCCCAGGCTTCGTTAAAAGAAGGCATGGCCTTTGTTTCCGAGGATCGCCGCGGAGTCGGTCTCCTGCTGAAAGAGGGGATTGACTGGAATATCGCCTTCACGGCTTTACAGGTGCAGGAAAAATTCTTGAGAAGCTTTTTAAGCGGTTTGGTCAAATGGAGGGACGACCGGGCAATAGAAAAATGCACGCGGGAGTATATAAGTTCGCTGAAAATACGCTGTACCGGCCCTAAACAGAGGGCGATCGAGCTTTCGGGCGGCAACCAGCAAAAGGTTTGCCTGGCAAAAGCATTTGCCGTAGCCCCCGATATTTTGTTTGTTTCCGAGCCGACGCGCGGGATAGATGTGGGCGCGAAAAAACTGGTGCTCGATACTTTGCGCGAGGCCAATGAAAAACATGGCACGACGATTATCATGACCTCTTCGGAACTGGAAGAGCTGAGGTCCGTCTGCGACCGTATCGCGGTCGTCAACGAAGGAACAGTGTCCGGGATACTCCCCGCGCAATCGCCGGCGGAAGAATTTGGTCTCATGATGTTGGGACACGCAGGCGTTGGTTCGCCAGAAAGTCAGGTGGCGTGA
- a CDS encoding TldD/PmbA family protein yields MIKFLPHDEVEALAAHALDLAAKSGAWGADLLYSEGSGSGLTLKDGETEECASGSSAGIGIRTIMSDGRQGIAYGSRLDKASVDSLVEWSLHNALASEPEEGITLYEGPLVRCRELDAEDRRIREITAADRMKYCLEMTREARSLDSRIVSVRSASWRDGWGASFFATTKGLCGWEEGSSANCGVMVLAQSGESTEMGGYGMEALRLDELDIIKSARTAVEQTVASLGGRQLATGSYTIMIEPETAASLVDVIGGLFCASDVHRGRSMMKGRLGELVASPCVNLTDDGRIPWKPGSSSWDSEGVPTGRTELIKNGEANAFLYNLQYAIKDGVSSTGNCSRGMSSLPDVGTTNLVFAAGTESPDALRARITNGMYVTEFMGLHTIDPISGDFSIGAKGHRIENGEITTPVSGVTMASNLLEFMRNISAAASDLKYSGSVAAPTLVVENVVIAGK; encoded by the coding sequence GTGATAAAGTTTCTTCCGCACGATGAAGTAGAGGCCCTTGCCGCCCATGCGCTCGACCTTGCGGCAAAGAGCGGCGCCTGGGGAGCGGACCTCCTTTACAGCGAGGGCAGCGGCAGCGGGCTGACTCTTAAAGACGGAGAGACGGAGGAATGCGCCTCCGGCTCCTCTGCCGGCATCGGCATCAGGACGATAATGTCGGACGGACGTCAGGGGATCGCCTATGGCAGCCGGCTAGACAAAGCGTCCGTCGACTCTCTTGTTGAGTGGAGCCTGCATAACGCGCTGGCATCCGAGCCGGAGGAGGGCATCACCCTCTACGAAGGGCCGCTTGTGCGCTGTCGGGAGCTTGACGCCGAGGACAGGCGGATACGTGAGATCACCGCAGCAGACCGCATGAAATATTGTCTCGAAATGACGCGGGAGGCGCGGTCGCTCGACAGCCGCATCGTCTCCGTGCGCTCCGCCTCATGGAGAGACGGATGGGGTGCTTCCTTCTTTGCCACGACCAAGGGGCTTTGCGGCTGGGAGGAGGGCTCCAGCGCCAACTGTGGCGTCATGGTGCTCGCCCAGTCCGGCGAGTCCACCGAGATGGGCGGTTACGGAATGGAAGCGCTGCGCCTGGACGAGCTGGACATAATAAAGAGCGCGCGCACGGCGGTGGAGCAGACAGTCGCCTCGCTTGGCGGCAGACAGCTCGCGACGGGGAGCTACACCATCATGATAGAACCGGAGACGGCGGCCTCTCTCGTAGACGTTATCGGCGGCCTTTTCTGCGCCTCCGACGTGCACCGGGGACGTTCGATGATGAAGGGGCGTCTTGGCGAGCTCGTCGCCTCTCCCTGCGTCAACCTTACGGACGATGGGCGCATCCCGTGGAAGCCCGGCAGTTCGTCGTGGGATTCCGAAGGTGTCCCGACCGGTCGCACGGAGCTGATAAAAAACGGAGAGGCCAACGCCTTCCTCTATAATTTGCAGTATGCCATAAAAGACGGCGTAAGCTCAACCGGCAACTGCTCGCGCGGGATGTCGTCCCTGCCCGATGTGGGAACGACGAACCTCGTGTTCGCGGCGGGGACGGAAAGCCCCGACGCGCTGCGTGCGCGGATCACAAACGGCATGTACGTAACGGAGTTCATGGGGCTGCACACCATCGACCCGATCAGCGGCGATTTTTCTATCGGCGCCAAGGGGCACCGCATAGAGAACGGCGAGATCACAACGCCGGTGAGCGGTGTCACAATGGCGTCCAATCTGTTAGAATTTATGAGAAATATCTCGGCGGCGGCCTCCGACCTGAAATATTCCGGTTCGGTGGCGGCCCCTACACTGGTGGTTGAGAATGTTGTCATTGCGGGTAAATAA
- a CDS encoding threonine aldolase family protein, with product MYHKIMDFRSDTVTKPSEEMRRAIAGAEVGDDIYGDDPSANALCKYAAEITGKEDALFACSGTMGNLLAFTTVGRHGESLLAGKRSHVWCAEVGGFSAVAGLCPYPLGDDDGIPDPAELAVASRADNDIHHPDTTILALENTHNYTGGIAVPPERFALTAREGRRLGFHVHLDGARIFNAAVRHGVDVRKYADEVDSVQFCLSKGLGAPLGSMLCGSRELIEGAKKWRKRLGGAQRQVGIAAAAGLYALKNNVARLAEDHANAALLVDMLKRGGVEVEERPNMTNMVFFPLKEGQVSDAEFEARCLEKGLLAHMISPRRARFVTHLDVGREDVERAAAIILEVLSA from the coding sequence ATGTACCATAAAATAATGGATTTTAGAAGCGATACCGTTACCAAACCGTCGGAGGAGATGCGCAGGGCCATCGCCGGCGCCGAGGTCGGGGACGACATCTACGGGGACGATCCCTCCGCGAACGCGCTCTGTAAGTACGCGGCGGAGATAACGGGGAAGGAGGACGCTCTCTTTGCCTGCTCGGGAACGATGGGCAACCTTCTTGCCTTTACAACTGTGGGACGCCACGGCGAAAGCCTGCTCGCGGGGAAGCGTTCCCATGTGTGGTGCGCCGAGGTCGGCGGCTTTTCCGCCGTCGCCGGGCTCTGTCCCTATCCGCTCGGCGACGACGACGGCATTCCCGACCCCGCTGAGCTCGCCGTGGCCAGCAGGGCCGACAACGACATCCACCATCCGGATACGACGATACTTGCGCTTGAAAATACGCACAACTACACCGGCGGCATCGCCGTGCCTCCCGAGCGTTTCGCTCTGACGGCGCGCGAGGGCAGGCGGCTCGGTTTTCATGTCCATCTTGACGGCGCGCGCATCTTCAACGCCGCGGTCCGTCACGGCGTTGATGTGAGAAAGTACGCCGACGAAGTTGATTCCGTGCAGTTTTGCCTCTCGAAGGGGCTGGGCGCGCCGCTCGGTTCGATGCTCTGCGGATCGCGCGAGCTGATCGAGGGGGCGAAAAAGTGGCGCAAGCGCCTTGGCGGCGCGCAGCGGCAGGTTGGGATCGCCGCCGCCGCGGGGCTCTACGCGCTGAAGAACAACGTCGCTCGCCTTGCCGAAGACCACGCCAACGCCGCGCTGCTCGTCGACATGCTGAAGAGGGGCGGCGTCGAAGTGGAGGAGAGGCCGAATATGACGAATATGGTATTCTTCCCCCTCAAGGAGGGGCAGGTCAGCGACGCCGAGTTTGAGGCGAGGTGTCTTGAAAAGGGGCTGCTCGCGCATATGATATCGCCGCGCCGCGCGCGTTTCGTCACACATCTGGACGTTGGCCGCGAAGATGTGGAGCGCGCCGCCGCGATAATTCTGGAGGTCCTTTCGGCGTGA
- a CDS encoding PHP domain-containing protein — translation MILIDMHVHSCYSDGTFTPEQLVSAARRRGLSLLSLTDHDTTAGLGPLMRACAKEGIKGLCGIELSAEAPFTLHILGYRISPGAGRLEGRLDYIRGRRDARNLMMCEKLRALGLGVTIEEVREISGGEVVARPHIARLLINKGYVGSVAEAFAKYLARGAAAYVSRERLSAEECISLIREAGGVAVLAHPFQCRLDDDGLAALLCRLRDAGLWGMEAIYGANSPETTYRHLKMAGRFGLYTTAGSDFHGGNSPGIELGMPVSDDILPWARLGIR, via the coding sequence ATGATCCTGATTGATATGCATGTGCACAGCTGTTATTCCGACGGTACTTTCACGCCGGAGCAGCTCGTGTCGGCGGCGCGGCGGCGCGGACTTTCGCTGCTCTCTCTTACCGATCATGACACGACCGCCGGGCTGGGGCCGCTCATGAGGGCCTGCGCCAAAGAGGGGATCAAGGGGCTCTGCGGCATTGAGCTGTCGGCTGAGGCCCCCTTCACGCTCCATATATTGGGCTACAGGATATCGCCGGGCGCGGGCAGGCTGGAAGGCCGGCTTGATTATATCCGCGGACGGCGCGACGCGCGCAACCTCATGATGTGCGAAAAGCTCCGCGCGCTCGGCCTTGGCGTCACCATCGAAGAGGTGCGGGAAATTTCGGGCGGAGAGGTGGTCGCGCGTCCGCATATAGCGCGGCTTTTGATAAATAAAGGCTATGTGGGCAGCGTGGCGGAGGCCTTCGCGAAGTACCTCGCGAGGGGGGCCGCCGCCTATGTTTCGCGCGAGCGGCTCTCCGCCGAGGAATGTATTTCGCTCATCCGCGAGGCGGGCGGCGTGGCCGTTCTCGCTCACCCGTTTCAGTGCCGGCTGGACGACGACGGATTGGCGGCGCTGCTTTGCAGGCTCAGGGATGCCGGGCTCTGGGGGATGGAGGCGATCTACGGCGCAAATTCGCCGGAGACGACCTACCGGCATTTGAAGATGGCGGGGCGGTTCGGCCTGTACACGACGGCGGGCTCGGATTTTCACGGCGGCAACAGCCCGGGGATAGAGCTGGGCATGCCGGTCAGCGATGATATTTTGCCGTGGGCCAGGCTGGGGATAAGATAA
- a CDS encoding N-acetylmuramoyl-L-alanine amidase family protein: MLSLRVNNRIFTGLIAVFASLFILSASCAFAAETLSFWNGEVKKGDVAARRNGTIQEVAIDEVVSSLGFIPKVDASSIIVVLEGKKIEFWNASNVVRAAGSIISFPLPVSNTDGHWWGDAKSVAAAFGYFYAAIGKPSAFRWGEPSAAPQPPVQPKVSEPQRPVEEKPAEPEKRPVVKIPSAEPAQPPAAQKGEPEEKYTPAAPVATFSGNKRPVVVVDAGHGGHDPGAAANGVREKDVNLKAAIELGEILRQYGIDARLTRRTDVYLKLAERTAFANKNDADVFVSLHCNAMPKGRSSVAGLEYYIMALPSDKDAMNLAIAENKEISAGVDSAAEAQRADKKTQLLLKILGDMQQNDKINESTTLAEVMHKAAKAGSMPMRKVAQAPFFVLRGAGMPAVLVEMGYLTNAAEARKLNSASYREALCRSIAQGIVQYIKEHPTQR, encoded by the coding sequence ATGTTGTCATTGCGGGTAAATAATAGGATATTCACAGGGCTCATAGCGGTTTTTGCGTCGCTCTTCATCCTTTCGGCCTCCTGCGCCTTCGCCGCGGAGACGCTCTCTTTCTGGAACGGGGAGGTTAAAAAGGGCGACGTCGCGGCGCGCCGGAACGGAACGATACAGGAGGTCGCCATTGACGAGGTCGTCTCGTCGCTGGGTTTCATCCCGAAGGTGGACGCCTCCTCTATAATAGTGGTTCTTGAGGGGAAGAAGATCGAATTCTGGAACGCCTCGAATGTGGTCCGCGCCGCCGGAAGCATAATCAGCTTCCCGCTGCCGGTGAGCAACACGGACGGACATTGGTGGGGAGATGCGAAATCGGTGGCCGCCGCGTTCGGTTACTTCTACGCCGCGATAGGCAAACCTTCGGCCTTCCGCTGGGGCGAACCTTCGGCGGCCCCGCAGCCGCCCGTCCAGCCAAAGGTTTCGGAGCCGCAGCGGCCGGTTGAGGAAAAACCGGCCGAACCTGAAAAAAGGCCGGTCGTGAAGATCCCTTCCGCCGAGCCGGCCCAGCCCCCGGCGGCGCAGAAGGGGGAGCCGGAGGAAAAGTACACGCCCGCCGCTCCGGTCGCGACCTTCAGCGGGAATAAACGCCCCGTCGTCGTCGTAGACGCGGGACACGGAGGGCACGATCCCGGAGCCGCGGCAAACGGCGTGAGGGAGAAGGACGTCAACCTCAAGGCGGCGATCGAGCTTGGCGAGATATTGCGCCAGTACGGGATCGACGCGAGGCTGACGCGCAGAACCGATGTCTATCTGAAACTTGCGGAGCGTACCGCCTTCGCGAATAAAAACGACGCAGACGTCTTTGTCAGCCTCCATTGCAACGCGATGCCCAAAGGCCGGTCAAGCGTCGCCGGGCTTGAATATTACATCATGGCCCTTCCCTCGGACAAAGACGCGATGAACCTGGCCATCGCGGAAAACAAAGAAATTTCCGCCGGCGTCGACAGCGCCGCCGAGGCGCAGCGCGCCGACAAAAAGACGCAGCTGCTGCTGAAGATATTGGGCGACATGCAGCAAAATGATAAAATAAACGAAAGCACGACGCTGGCAGAGGTGATGCACAAGGCGGCGAAAGCCGGCTCGATGCCGATGCGAAAGGTGGCCCAGGCTCCCTTCTTCGTACTGCGCGGCGCGGGGATGCCGGCCGTGCTGGTGGAAATGGGATATCTTACGAACGCGGCGGAGGCGAGAAAACTCAACTCCGCCTCATACAGGGAGGCGCTCTGCCGCAGTATCGCGCAGGGGATCGTGCAGTATATAAAGGAGCATCCCACGCAGAGATGA
- a CDS encoding GAF domain-containing protein yields MKDGKSGMYPVFRPRRFWTSVLWLVFLAAGSAFSCVFGIFAFFTAVLVSVFIGLNEFGRWSYKTNLVICAGTSVVVAVAGVFTWMEIASLFVLFFAVSAYLLYFRDRASRLIPSLEAFAASLAKAPDFDSIIESAWRGIQEMAPEAAVFIVLADIEGCLYVPDHFDVPGRALKRNGGTPWKVFASGRPMNVIRVSTGRDQPLDRDALSLISVPITARGEKLGVLQLEAGTAGAFSEEDVAKLSLAAMIIGHELYMFESSEAVVREADEDDPD; encoded by the coding sequence TTGAAAGATGGTAAGAGCGGGATGTATCCGGTGTTCAGGCCGCGCAGGTTTTGGACGTCGGTGCTTTGGCTCGTTTTCCTCGCGGCCGGTTCCGCTTTCAGCTGCGTCTTCGGGATATTCGCCTTTTTCACGGCGGTGCTGGTGTCGGTATTTATAGGGCTGAACGAGTTTGGTCGCTGGTCGTATAAGACCAATCTCGTGATCTGTGCTGGCACCTCCGTCGTGGTCGCGGTGGCCGGGGTATTCACATGGATGGAGATCGCGTCGCTTTTCGTGCTCTTTTTTGCGGTGAGCGCCTACCTGCTCTATTTCAGAGACCGTGCGAGCCGCCTCATTCCCTCGCTTGAAGCTTTTGCCGCCTCTCTCGCGAAAGCGCCGGATTTTGATTCTATAATTGAGAGTGCCTGGCGCGGCATACAGGAGATGGCGCCGGAGGCCGCGGTTTTCATCGTCCTCGCCGATATTGAGGGGTGTTTGTATGTGCCGGACCATTTCGATGTACCGGGGCGCGCGCTTAAGAGAAACGGCGGCACTCCGTGGAAGGTCTTTGCCTCGGGGCGTCCGATGAACGTTATCCGGGTGTCGACCGGGCGCGACCAGCCGCTGGACCGCGACGCGCTCTCGCTGATCTCGGTCCCGATCACGGCGCGGGGCGAAAAGCTCGGCGTGCTTCAGCTTGAGGCCGGCACGGCGGGCGCCTTCAGCGAGGAGGATGTGGCGAAGCTCTCTCTCGCGGCGATGATCATCGGCCACGAGCTCTATATGTTTGAGTCTTCCGAAGCCGTCGTAAGGGAGGCCGATGAAGATGATCCTGATTGA
- a CDS encoding YaiI/YqxD family protein, whose product MRIIIDADACPRGAFEAAAKTAAAANAELITVANFNHEIASEHHITVGGDPQEADLKIINLARAGDIVITQDIGLAAMALAKGARALGPTGFEYVGKQMEASLEERELKAKYRRAGGRTKGPAKRTKEDDRRFTAKLAEMTRREK is encoded by the coding sequence GTGCGGATAATAATCGACGCCGACGCCTGCCCGCGCGGCGCCTTTGAAGCGGCAGCGAAGACCGCCGCCGCGGCAAACGCGGAGCTGATAACCGTCGCAAACTTCAACCACGAGATCGCCTCGGAGCACCACATCACCGTGGGCGGAGATCCGCAGGAGGCGGACCTGAAGATAATAAACCTCGCGCGCGCCGGCGACATCGTCATAACGCAGGACATCGGCCTCGCCGCGATGGCGCTCGCAAAGGGCGCAAGAGCGCTCGGCCCCACGGGCTTCGAATACGTCGGGAAACAGATGGAGGCCAGCCTGGAAGAGCGCGAACTAAAGGCCAAGTACCGCCGCGCCGGCGGCCGCACAAAGGGCCCCGCGAAAAGGACGAAGGAGGACGACCGCCGCTTCACCGCAAAACTCGCGGAGATGACGAGGCGTGAAAAATAA
- a CDS encoding DUF6672 family protein — MSSATKIKGRQTMICIIMTALLVLLGCALFYYGKDHDIILDNKSVVIDGVCYEAIPYLTAAIDGNSETELEFYPDDRDMAKVSGPRHTIKIAVVNEETEEIVKTVERTLSLGISPSVMLSLPAVVAEASDVMLPLPKTNAPQDDGNSEENAEESM; from the coding sequence ATGTCGTCAGCGACAAAAATCAAGGGCAGGCAGACAATGATCTGTATCATCATGACGGCGTTGTTGGTCCTGCTGGGGTGCGCCCTGTTTTATTATGGGAAAGATCATGACATCATATTAGATAATAAAAGTGTTGTGATAGATGGCGTGTGCTACGAGGCCATTCCATATCTGACTGCTGCGATAGATGGAAATTCTGAAACGGAGCTTGAGTTTTATCCTGACGACCGCGATATGGCGAAGGTTAGCGGTCCGCGTCACACAATAAAAATAGCGGTCGTCAACGAAGAGACCGAGGAAATCGTAAAAACGGTCGAGAGGACGCTCTCGCTGGGTATATCTCCCTCCGTGATGCTTTCGCTGCCGGCCGTCGTGGCGGAGGCCTCCGACGTGATGCTGCCGCTGCCGAAAACTAACGCGCCCCAGGATGACGGCAACAGCGAAGAAAACGCGGAAGAGAGCATGTAG